A genomic window from Cricetulus griseus strain 17A/GY chromosome 4, alternate assembly CriGri-PICRH-1.0, whole genome shotgun sequence includes:
- the Adipoq gene encoding adiponectin, which produces MLLLVLLLQAVLLLLALPNHAEVTMAEGSEVLLPPSKETCAGWMAGIPGHPGHNGTPGRDGRDGAAGEKGEKGDAGLLGPKGETGDVGVTGAEGPRGFPGIPGRKGEPGEGAYVYRSAFSVGLETRVTVPSVPIRFTKIFYNQQNHYDSSTGKFYCNIPGVYYFSYHITVYMKDVKVSLFKKDKAVLFTYDQYQEKNVDQASGSVLLHLEVGDQVWLQVYGDGDNNGLYADNVNDSTFTGFLLYHDTN; this is translated from the exons atgctgctgctggtgctgctgctgcaAGCTGTCCTGCTGCTTTTAGCCCTGCCCAACCATGCTGAGGTTACCATGGCTGAAGGGTCAGAAGTCCTGCTCCCTCCATCCAAGGAGACTTGTGCAGGTTGGATGGCAGGCATCCCAGGACATCCTGGCCACAATGGGACACCAGGTCGTGATGGCAGAGATGGCGCTGCTGGCGAGAAGGGTGAGAAAGGAGATGCAG GTCTTCTTGGTCCCAAGGGTGAGACAGGAGATGTTGGAGTGACTGGAGCTGAAGGGCCCCGAGGCTTTCCCGGAATCCCCGGCAGAAAAGGGGAGCCTGGAGAAGGTGCTTATGTGTATCGCTCAGCATTCAGTGTGGGGCTGGAGACCAGAGTCACTGTCCCCAGTGTTCCCATCCGCTTTACTAAGATCTTCTACAACCAACAGAATCACTATGATTCCAGCACTGGAAAATTCTACTGCAACATCCCAGGGGTCTACTACTTCTCCTACCATATCACAGTGTACATGAAGGATGTGAAGGTGAGCCTCTTCAAGAAGGACAAGGCTGTTCTCTTCACCTATGACCAGTATCAGGAAAAGAATGTAGACCAGGCCTCTGGCTCTGTGCTCCTCCATCTGGAGGTGGGCGACCAAGTCTGGCTCCAGGTGTATGGGGATGGGGATAATAATGGACTCTATGCAGATAATGTCAATGACAGTACCTTCACAGGCTTCCTTCTGTACCATGATACCAACTGA